From the Chitinispirillales bacterium genome, the window GCAGAAAAAACAAAAACTATGCCGACGACGATAAGTACAATAGCGCATGACAGCATAATTTTATTACACTTGTTAAACCCGTCCGCATTAAAAAAAGCGCTTTGTTCCGTTTTCATGCCGTCCCCGCGTTTTTCACTATTTTTTTAAACTGTTCGCCTCTATCTTCAAAATTCTTAAATTGATCAAACGAAGCGCACGCCGGAGACAAAACAACTACATCGCCGAATTTTGCGGTTTCCAGTACGGATTTTACAGCATTTTGCAATGTATGACATTGAATAACGATTTCTCCCCAACAATCGCCGATTCTTTTTGCCGCTTCGCCGATTGCATACACATTTTTACAGTATTCTTTTATCGTACCTCCGTAATCGCCGAACGGAACGCCTTTATCTTTTCCACCGACAATCAAATGAACGGATTTCTCGTTAAATCCTCTAACAGCGGCAAGCATAGATTCACCAGTCGTGGATTTACTGTCGTTGTAAAATTTTACGCCGTTAACATCGCCGCAAAACTCCATTCTATGCTCAAGTCCGCAAAAACCATTCACCGCATTTTGAATAATTTTTTTGTCAATTCCGAAAAATTCCGCAGTAATTACGGCCGCCGCCGCGTTCAATTTATTGTGATTTCCGACAAGTTTCATGTTTTCAAAATCAATACCTGTCAAATTTAAATCTTGTGTGAATTTTACGACCGAGTTTTGCGATAAATTCGCGACTTCTTTGCTATATTTTTCAACATTTTCATCGTCGCCGTTAATAATAATCAGTCCGTTTTTCATATTTTCAAAAATTCGCATTTTCATTGAATAATATTCTTCAAGCGACGAATGCCTGTCCAAGTGATTGGGATATAAATTCAAAAGAATTGCCGCATCCGGTTTAAATTTTTTTATAGTTTCCAATTGAAAGCTGCTGACTTCACAAATCGCCACGCCATCTTTCGGAAGTTTTACGGCGAATTCCGCCGCAGAAATTCCTATGTTCCCGCACAAATAATGCGGAATATTTGTTCTATCGAAAATTGCATTTATCAGAGCGGTTGTAGTGCTTTTTCCGGTACTTCCAGTGATTGCGATCCATCTGCATTTGCTATATTGATACGCGAATTCCAATTCTCCTACAACTTCCACATTATGTTTTTGCGCTTCGAAAAATATCGGAGAAAATTTTGGCACTGAAGGTGAAACAACTATTAAATCCGCATTATAAATTTCATCGCCGTTTTTTTCGGCTTCAAAATCAATTTTGCCAAAAATTCCTGCTGTTTTCAATTCTTCTTCCAACTTTTCTTTTGGACAGGTATCCGATAAAAACACTTTATATCCCATAAACAGAGCCGATTTTGCCGCTCCGATTCCGCTTATACCGGCGCCTATTATGCTTATTTTCCTTTTCACTTTAACTTTCCTGGTTATAATCCTCATCGCTTCTAATTTTATGTTTTGGGAATGAATTGCATCTTGGAAACAACATTTAACTCTTTTACACTTCCGAATTTTTTATCTTTTCTCGCATTTAGCAACTCGTTCATATCAATACTTTTCTCGCTTTCATTGTCTTTGTCTAAAGCATAATATATCTTTCTGTTCCCTCTTATAAATTTCTGAACGTAGTTATCGCGGCTAGAGCGAATTTCCGCCGGAGTGCCTTCAAAAATCACATTCCCTTCATAAATCATCACAATCTTGTCGGCAATTTGATATGCAGAAGAAATATCGTGAGTTATTATAATAGAAGTCATATTTAAACGGTTACGTAAATCCAAAATCAAATTGTTAATCATATCGGTCATAATAGGATCAAGCGCTGAAGTCGGCTCGTCATAAATCATGATTTCCGGTTCCATAACCACCGCTCTTGCAAGCCCTACCCTACTGCGCATACCGCCCGACAAATCTGCAGGCATAAGATGTTCAACACGATCAAGCCCTACCATAGCAATACTTTTTAGAACTTTTTTATGAATTTCTTCTTGAGAAAAATCAGTTCTTTCTCTAAGCGCAAACGCAATATTCTCTTCAATTGTCATAGAGTCAAATAACGCCGCTCCTT encodes:
- a CDS encoding ATP-binding cassette domain-containing protein, with translation MTQVEDTPILEIKHLVKNFGSNRVLKNVNFKICAGQIVCVIGQSGHGKSVLMKNIMGLMRPDGGSILFKGDVITSPQTPISKYDDVRHKFGFLFQGAALFDSMTIEENIAFALRERTDFSQEEIHKKVLKSIAMVGLDRVEHLMPADLSGGMRSRVGLARAVVMEPEIMIYDEPTSALDPIMTDMINNLILDLRNRLNMTSIIITHDISSAYQIADKIVMIYEGNVIFEGTPAEIRSSRDNYVQKFIRGNRKIYYALDKDNESEKSIDMNELLNARKDKKFGSVKELNVVSKMQFIPKT
- the murD gene encoding UDP-N-acetylmuramoyl-L-alanine--D-glutamate ligase; the encoded protein is MRIITRKVKVKRKISIIGAGISGIGAAKSALFMGYKVFLSDTCPKEKLEEELKTAGIFGKIDFEAEKNGDEIYNADLIVVSPSVPKFSPIFFEAQKHNVEVVGELEFAYQYSKCRWIAITGSTGKSTTTALINAIFDRTNIPHYLCGNIGISAAEFAVKLPKDGVAICEVSSFQLETIKKFKPDAAILLNLYPNHLDRHSSLEEYYSMKMRIFENMKNGLIIINGDDENVEKYSKEVANLSQNSVVKFTQDLNLTGIDFENMKLVGNHNKLNAAAAVITAEFFGIDKKIIQNAVNGFCGLEHRMEFCGDVNGVKFYNDSKSTTGESMLAAVRGFNEKSVHLIVGGKDKGVPFGDYGGTIKEYCKNVYAIGEAAKRIGDCWGEIVIQCHTLQNAVKSVLETAKFGDVVVLSPACASFDQFKNFEDRGEQFKKIVKNAGTA